AATGTAATTCTTATGTAGTCCACAATCTAAACAAATAGGTAGTACCCATAGGCCAACTTTACTCAAATTCTTTTTTGGCTTGCTACGTTTACAGTACGTCTAGTTGAAAATATTAATAGCTTATACTTATTTTAAGATATTTGACGTTTCAAAACATAAAATGTCATTTATTGAAGTACATTTtctcaattttttctttttttaatttcaacAAATAGAGTTTTAATTAATGAGAAATTTAAGGAGTGCTTAGACAAACACTCTATGTTCAAAGCTATTAAATGTGGgtgtgaaaagaaaaaaaaaaaccttaaatTATTGATTATGTGGGCATAACGTAAATAAACCAAATACCCCCTCTGGTCATAATAAGTGTTCACTTAGATTTTTTactttggttcaaaataagtgtccacttacatAATTAAGAACgaattaattattttctttcaagtttatCCTTATTTAGATAAGTGAGTTTTTATCTAATTACGAAACTATATTAATTAGGCAGTAAGAGTATTTGAttaagggtaatttagtaaaaaTATCTTTTTAAGAATTACTTATCTATGCAAATGATTAAAtagacacttattttgaatcGGGTGAATAGTTGGACAAACACATCGATTTGTAGTTGATACATCCCACATTGGATTACACTCAAGGAAACATAAATCACACTTTATACTTGTACCAGAGCAAACACCATCATCTTTCAATCAAATCTCCAATAACTTATGGTCGTTTTGTAAGGGACACACTGAGCTGGTTGAAAAAAGATAGCCCTTTAGGCTAGATATAAGAGTTTTAAATGTCATAGGAATTATATTAGATATTCTCTTTGAACACACCTATTTACAAtatctttaattttttaaaaactatGACCTtactgcttcttcttcttctttgcagAGCCTTTGAAAAGTTATGCTTTCCTCTTGCTCCTCATTCTTATTAGGTGATCATTTATAAAAGATTCAATAACTTGATAGTGACTCAATCAACTAATTCATGGAATTCCTTTTTGATTGGAATTGTTGGTTTCCATTTTTTTATTGGCTCGTTATGACAAGTTGAAGTAGTTTGGTATACTATTATTTCTATGATTTTCTTTTTTGTGATACAACATCAACTGAATTATTAATTATTAGTACTAATTTGTAATAGCATTTTATTAAGTTTATGACAATTAATTATGCTGCTTTAACATATTCAATAGACCTACTTCTTAGTCCAGTACCTTGACATTTGGGACCTAAAATTTAAGACATCATATGGGCAATGCTCAGCATCCAGCTAAAGGCAAAGAAAAACGTCGGCAATGAGTTAGACTTGATAGCTTGATTTATTGCTGTGTTACAAGATATTAAATGCTTCTTTTTGCTAATGCAAAATCAATGTTGGATTTACTAATTAAAAATCTTGATCTTCTCTTCAGTATTTAGGTCCGTCTCCTGACAATTAATTCCATTCGGAGAATACACATGTTCCACATTGTTAGTATTTAGAGTTTTTAAATGGAGTTATAAAATAATCCAACAGTTTTTCAGTTGTTATATTTTTGGATTTAATACTTTTCATTCTCACATGTATCAACAGCAAGCATTCGTAAACCTGTTGTCAGAACCATTTTCTCTTTGCCTGTCTATCGATTTGGCATAGTCATTTTTCACTAATAAAAGTAACTTATATTTTTGACTATGTCTTGTTTGAGTGTTTCCTAAATGTTTATATTACATCTGTctatagtatttttttttctctctaaatatgtaattatatatttagaaatcTGAAGAGTCAATGCCTTAATTTACACGTGCACTGGAAACTGGATTTTGATCTTTATCCCCCAAATTGATCATTCATAACGGAATGAATACTATTTCCTCATAAGAACTAGTGAGTACTATTTCTTGACGATAATATTTCATTTAGAGCAAATGAGTATTTTTTCTGAAATTCACTACTAGATGTTTGGAAAAAGGGTACTCCGTGCCTCCATCGGTCCAcccatttcaatttatatgatataaCTTGATTAATATAAAAAGGATAATTTATAGTCTTTAATATGCTATAATATTCCTGTATTTATGAACATTCTGAAACTTGTAATCTTAATTATGCCATTGTGCTATTATAGAAACTTGTTTAGaaataaaatgagaagtttaagttAACTTGTTTCAATTTTAAAAGATACTctcttcgtttcaatttatgtgaattcaTTTGATTGGACACAAgatttaagaaagaagagaagacttttaaacttgtgatcttaaatgagtaacatatattttgtgtgattataaatcattgcataaagataAAGTGTTTTaaaatatagaaagaggtcattTTTTTTAGTACGAATTAATAAAAAAATCGAGTTACATTAATTGAatcagagggagtattattttttctaaattaaTTACAAAAAATAGCGTCGGAGAAATGATGATAAGGATAAACACATAGATTATCAGGGAATAATTTGACGTACGACGTTGTGAATGGAAGTTGACTGGTCATGACTTATGAATACTTTTTCAAGTTCAACCAAACCATTCTCATTACTTGTGTCCTTTTCGTTCTTAGTTGGCGACTCCTTTGAGTTGTCATTTGAGTTGTCATCAAACTATAATGGGAAAAACCACGGATGCCcctcaaatattaaaaaaaaaattatccattCATACATCAATTATTTTTGTACCcccagaaaaaattaaaaatatttacctgAGATGTCCCCAGTTATTTCCAGTTATGAtaccaaaatgatatataaatataccgaaATGGTATCATAGAAGATACTTTGGTCATTCTCTTAGTCTTCCATAATATCATCATGAATGATCATGTTTGTATAccgtgatggtatcatgaagaactgcttcagtccttcaatgaaaCACTCCTCTATGATATCatcgttttatatacatataccgtgatagtatcatgaaggactgcttcagtccttcaatgagacacttcTCAGGactatgataccatcatgatatataaatatatcgAGATGGTATCGTGGAGGGTTGTTTTAgcccttctcttagtcctccatgataccatcgtgatatataaatatactgcgatggtATCACGAAGAGGAAGGGGTTTGGCCGAGGGGTATGCTGGGTAAATACTTTCAACCGTTTGGGGTAGAAGCGAAAATAGTTTGGGAGGGGGTATGAATGGATAAATATTTTGTATTTTAGGGGCAATTAGTAATGTTTGCCCAACTATAGTCGTGAAGAAAATTGATGTCATTGTTTGTTCCGTTTCATTTCTTAGAAAAAATTTCTTATTAATTTGTTAAGAAAAGACTAGTACATTTTTATAATTTTCAATGACAAAATATTTATGATCATATAAATGTTATAATTTACAAATGATACAATAtgtttaaaatttaaaacaatgcaattttttttaaaattttatgtcATGTCAAACTATATACTACGACCGTTCACTTACTTGTTACATTTTGTTTTTCGAaagttaatttgattaattttttaAGCTAACTAATTCAATATTTAAAAACTAAAATTTGGATATTCGGAAATTATAGAAAAACTACTATAAATTGTAATTCTTCTGATATTAATATGATGCAAAAAAAACATCTTAAAAGCTTGATCAAAATTCATACATTTTGACTCTAAAAAAGCAAACGTGACAAGTAAGGATGAAGAAAGGGATTGCACAATACAAAAATTAAAACTAACTATCAGGGGAAAAAGTTACTAAACGTCCTAATTGATGTCGATAATAATGGAAGAGTACAAGAACTACTCCATTATCAAATATTTAGTGGGAATCTAATCATGCTAGTTAGGGACCCAAATTGTGTTTTTTTCTGTTTTTAACCTATGTAGCACTTTAATTAGTTTGTCATTAATAGGGGATGGACAACAACATAGTTGAACGAGAAGCAATATCCTTGCCGGCACTTGAACATTCACGTGTCGGTAAGTTACCCGAGGTCAATTTATTCACCAACTCGCAAGTACCAACTACAACAACACTCGCTACGCTGGAATGCCACGTGGTCTTTCCACTCTAGATACTAGGAGAGTGTGATACACTTTTAATATAGCGAGTGTGGTAATGCTTTAAGTTTTTCAAATTCTACGCTCCAAGATCCATGTCACGACAGAACTACCAGACGACGTAGACTCCACGGTACTGTACTGAtggaaaggaaaaaaagaaaagaaaatacagCTCAGCTTTTTGCACTAATGTTTGCAAAGAGAAAAAATATGCTAGGCTTGACTGTTTCTCATGAAAATATTTTGCTTCAAATGTAATTTCTTGTATTCGGTCAAGTATAATATAATTGATACAATTAGTAGTGTAGGATATAATTAATAAGTACAGTTGTTCTGGTGATAGTTTTTAATATATAAAGCTGACAGTAATATATAACAACCACTATTAATTAACTGAAGTTAGTTATACCCATTCTGATTCTAAATTATTCATTGCTATGGTGTTCTTAGTgactaagggcctgtttggaaagccacccaggtaattggaattgagtgtaattacacagtttggcctgtttgtttgaccaggtaattacacagttaggtgggaattgagtgtaattgacagggtgtaattacactctccaattctcaagggggggctgagaattgggtgtaattacaccctgtaattatagggttactttttagtctgtttatttttttactttaattcatttttatttttaatttattttatttctattattttaatttttttgattttaaatatttttttatttctattattttaatttattttttatttttacttttttattatttttattttttaaaatgtatttttctttttatattatttatttttcattttctttcttttcattcccaacctttacttcttgtgattccatgtaattgctagtattttttattttattttattcatttagcataaccgtgttattattctaatatttaaaactacacctcttaatattggaaagaatgagttattaacaaacttgacatataacaggtgacgttattaaagtataatttcattgtgaatggggttatagacttatatttttcctttcttttgaattatttacttaagctacattggaacttacttatgtaatgttggaatttgacataagagtattatgttgaactttttattttgaattttgaatttaggttatattttcaattttaagttatttgctttcacattgcatgttgtttatttttcacttacatttgatggattttttgtgtcaaacatctgaatgatgttatggcattatatttattaatattatgtttttgtcaaacatccaatccatgacgttctcacaaaaaaagtcttcttttaagttttataattaaatattaatttgaaaaatatatatcaattatttttgttacaatattagttacaaatatatgattattaattaatatattttcaagaaacaatgtgttattaaataactaatttaatattatttataaaggcaatattttttaaatattaattttaaattttttataattaaattttatttttaaattaaattaactgtataattacacttgtgcaaccaaacaacacgcttgtaattacactgtaattacgttatgacaaacaaacaggtcgttgtaattacactactgtgtaattactaggctgtgtaattactatcctagtaattacaccaattccaattacgaggtggctttccaaacaggccctaagcaAAAATCAAAGTAACAAATTTCTTTGAATCATCCAATGGTTCAGAAACTATACTTTCTCAATCTCATCAGAACGTACTTCTACATATTCatttagagattttttttttcctttaaaatcACAAGCCATCAATATACAACGTGAAGTAAGTTTTTCATGatccaaagtcaagaagtggaaaTCGATATGAACATATTATCACATAATGATGTACCTGAGAACCCTGTAATAATAGATACGTATGGTAAAGAGAATTCAATTGAGTTTCCCTGAAATGTATATATAAGTAAAAAACTTTATGTATGTATAGCTCGTTGATTCCTTTTTATAGAAAAAAAGTTTTAACTTAGTAATTTTGACTACCCTTATTAAAATTTTTGATTTCTAGAATGTAAATCCTAACTTTACGTAACATACAAAATAAAGTAATGTTACACAAATAACTGCAATGTAAGCCCGTAACTTTACGTAACATACCAAACAAAGTAATGCTACACAAATAACTACTCACGGAGTTCATGAAGCAACTTTAAAGATTTTAATATTTTTCACAATTTAAAAAGACTAAACATTGAAGACCGTATATAATTTTGTCTTATAGTACGAAACATTGAACCAAGATGTTGGTTCTCATGACATGTTGACCAGGAAGCGTGGGGTTGCTCAGTTTGTCCATTCTTTCTTATCCTACGCATCAAACTGTGCTCTCCACCctgaaaaaggaaagaagagctGTTTTCACACAGCACAGCTTTATTCTGCTaatcttctcttctttctctGGAAGAACAGAAGGTTTCACTTTCTGGGGTTCCTCAATACcctaaaaaaaaagatttttattaTATGGTTGCGTGACTTAGCATGTGCTACCTCTAGTGTACAAATGATTCTCCTTTTTAAAAAAGAATATGGTAATCCAAGATTCAGTCaatacccttttctttctttccttttttatcTTCCAAGAGTGTCCTATAGTCAGTTCTAGCTGTTTTCTTGAACAGTAGCACATTTGCGTGAAAGTAAAAAACATTCTGGGTATTGCTGTTTTCTTTGTTTGAGAGTGGTTTCTTGTGAAAATTTGGTCATAATTGAACACAGCTCAGGGTGCTACTGTTCATTACTATTTTCTTGTTCCTGATGTTTTTGTTGGgtttttgctttgtttcttgCATGAAAATGTGAGTGGGGTGGGCAGAGGGGCCagcggtttttttttttccaattaatATGCTGATAATGTTTGATAGAATTTTTTTGGGAAGCCAAAGTAGGTGAATCACATTCAGTAGAGTGTGAGAAAAAAGGTGAAGAAATTCAAGAGAGGATTTTGAGGGATGAGTGTTAGCTCAGTTAGAGAAATGAATGACAGTTTAGCTATAACAGCATCATCATTAGCCATTACTGAGAAAAAACCTCAAAGGCCTGGAGGTTTTGCGGGCATTTTCTTTCAGCTCTTTGATTGGAACCGTAGATTTGCCAAGAAGAAGCTGTTTCCAAAGAAACTGCTTTCATCAGGTTAGCTACTCCACATTCCACTCATTTTTTACTTTCTTGCAGGTGATTCTAGCTAGAGGGGTAATATTTTCTTTGTTTGTGTTGCATCTTTATAGCTCGCTTTAAAGAGGCTTCAAAGAAGTTTGGAGGGGATGAGAAGCAGCCAAAGATTCGTTTGGTACTCATTTCTTGAACAAATTATTGCTACATTTAGTTTTTTCCTTCTTCTAGTGTCTCACCTGTAAGCCTGACAACAAAGTCCTTGTTTTTATTGTTTGTGGTTCTTGTATGAACAATGTAGATTGCTAATGAGAACAGTGGGGGTTTTCCAAATGCAAAGAACAATGGAATGACTAATGCTCGTTGTGAAAGCAAGCGCGAGATGAAAGCTCCAAATTTGGTTGCTAGGCTCATGGGTTTGGAATCAATGCCTGCAGGACCAGGCGGTAAGTCCAAAAAGGCTTCAGCTTCTGGAATTGGGAGCAATATGGCAGAGAAGCTTGGTGCTCAGCCTGGCGGATCTGATAATGAAGATATGAATTTTGAGAAGGCCGAAATAAAGCGTGAATTGAGGCCTCAAAAGCTTCAAAAGACAGGGCTGAGCGAGAGACGTCCGGTCAGCAGATTTAGTGCTGAAGCATTGCAGTTGAAGACTGTATTATCAAGGCCAAGGAAACATCAGCCTAAGTTGGTTTCCCCAGTAAAAAGTCCTAGAAATGTTTCTGGTAGGAATGCATCTAGGTTGATTGGGGCTGCAACTAGAATTTTGGAACCGGGGTTGCAAAAGAATAGGGCGAAATGTGCTCTCACTTATCCTAGATATTTTTCTCCCTTAGAGGATAAAGCAGATTTTGCACCACACCATTCGGAATGCCCTAATTCCTATGTGGATTCAAAGACTTTGAAAGGAGCATCTGTGCCTTCATGTAAAAATTGTGGTTATTTGCTTCATAGTAAGAATGGTACACCAAATGTGGATGAACACCAACACCCATCGTCTGTTTCGTCACCTGTTTCCAGTTACTCTGAACCTTCTTGTCAAGGTCCAGGAATAAATATGCCAAGGTTGCCCATTTTTGGCAGCAGGAATCAACAAGAGATAGAAATAGATGATGTATCATACTGTACAGAACTCATATTGGGCAAGAGACCTATAAGCAGAAGTCAAATAGAGATGCATGGCACCCGCAAAGGGAGCAATGTGAAGAAGGATGTATCATCTGTCACTCATGTGCATAAGCAGAAGCAAAGTCAAACATCTCAGTATAGAGAGAGAGGTCTTATGAAGTCTAAGCCAAGTAGTCTGCAGAGCAACAAAGTTTTAGCAGCTACAGAATCTACGAATAATACCAAAAATTTTGTTGCACAGAACAGAAGGTTAGGTGCATCCAGCTGCAAGTTTGAAACTGAAAGAAAACCTTATTCAAGGAGAAGTGATTGCCTCTCTCCGGTGCGGAAGAAGAGATTGATGAATGTCTCTAGACAAGGTGAAAGTTCTGTGGGAAGAGAATCAAGACCTTGTTCAGACAAAACAAGTAGAAAAGATGTTGTTTTTCCGATTTCCTCTGTTGATAAGCACTCCACTAAACCAAAGCTGCCATGTTTGCGAGAAAGTGGCACAATCAATGATAGTTCTGAGGGAAGTAATGTTGTTTCATTTACATTTAAATCTGCGATGAAGCAGAAGGCTGGCATTCATGGAGAAGTCACAAAAAGGAAGTCTCAACATAGCTCAAGTTTTGATGCTACTACAGGGAGATCCTTCTTTAAAGGAAATGATGAAACAGCATGCTTGCAGAAATCCTTTCCTTTGAAAGGGGACATTTTAGGAGCACTTTTGGAGCAAAAGCTAAAGGAATTGACTAGTGAAGAAGAGTTCGCAGAAGGGGGTGCTGCACCTAGAAAAAGCACTGCAACAATCCTTCAGGAGCTAATAACAGCTTTGAATGCAGAGAGACAATTTCATCTGGATAGTTTGCCTCTTAGACCTAGCAGAAAAGAAGAATTGTGTGGTGATGGTGACGTGTCTTCTAGAAATACTTGCATGAATTTCCAGGTTAGCATTGCTTAAATTTTAACTATCTGAAGTTGCAAAGAATGAAATACTGAATGATTTCTTAGGAAATATTTTCCTTTTTAAAGCTGGAGTGACATCAATACCTATCGTTTCTTAAGGGGGTAAACAGCTTTGAACTTGTGGATAGTTCATAAATTACGTTTGATGAAACTAGTTCTCTTCCTGCCTAATTATATTATATACTAAACTAATACTCGGTGCTAGTGCAGTCAAGATTACTTATAGAGCACACTGTATTACAGACGAACACTTCTGTTTGGTTTATAATATGTAATAAGAGCACAGAGAAAAAGCTAATAGTAGATAACATTTAGAAAGACTAAATAAAGAAGCCTAGTAATACTGCAGATAAATGGAGCATAGTCTTTCAATACTGGTGACTTCATGCTAAATTTTATGATTGGTTGATCCGACTAATTTGCCTTTAGCTGAGTGGGTTGAACTGTTAGTTGCTATGAGAAGATTTGGCACCATTAACACTAACTGATTGGAAGTATCAAATTGGTACAATCATGTAGCTCTTGCATACAAAGAACCACAATCTTGCTTGATTGATTTAGTACCATTTGATTGTTTTTGGCTTCTCTTTTTGATAAGGGCTAAATTTTATATGCAAGTATTAACAGCACTAAGAAAGTGCATCAAAAGTTACAGATTGTGCAAATCTAATATCATCTCCATCAGGATTCTACATCATTTACTATGACCAGGTTGCACCAAAAAGCTAGCAAATACATTCGTATGTAAGGCTACGTTTATTTCTGTTGAGGCTATGTATACATCTGTGCTTAAAGCTGGAATATTAACTGTTTTTGGCTTCTTAATAAATGCAAAACAAAGGCAACCGTTGGAACTGTACTAATAGTAGTCTGGAAGTAGTATTTAAGGATGCTAATGGTTTTTACTGTCTTCCTTAATGCATAAAAGGCAGTATATCATCGTTTCCTTAAGTCCATACACCCAGGTTAGGCACCTGATTTATGATAGTAAAATTTTTAGCTGCTGCCTCAGAAAAATTTAACACCCAAGATCAACTGAAACCTTTTTCGGTTGTCATCATGTAGACTAGGCTTTTGAGAAGTACTTTTCTTTTTTCCTCACTCAGCCAAAGAGTATTAGTGAAAGGACTATTTATTATTCAGTATTTTTCCCCTTAATAATTTCTTTCCTTGCTTTTCAAGTACATGAACATTTGTAAATGTGCCTCAGTTAGAAACCTATTATTGTTAATCTGAATCTTATTATTGCCTTTGAATTTCTGCTCAGTCCACACCAGATTCGGCAACTGTTGGCAATTCACTTGATATTGATCACCGTAGTCCAGGATGTGTTCTTGAAGCTACCTTTTCAAATGACAGCTACCTCTCCAGCAGTCCCAATAGTAGCTCAAGTATGGTCCACCTCTCCAGCAGTCCCAATAATAGCTCAAGTATGGTCCACCTCTCCAGCAGTCCCAATAGTAGCTCAAGTATGGTCCCTCGTTCAAATTTTACCATTTGCAAACTTTATTTTTTTCTCTCAAAAGAAAACGAAAAAAGAAAAGACACCTCTAAATTTGGATTTCATTCATCCATGCTTCTAACATGTATGCTTGTTTACCTCCAGAGGACAAATTGCTTGCTGAATCTGTGGACTCTATCTCTGATGAACCCCTCTTTCCAGAACCTGATAGAGATCTTTCGGATTGTGCAACCTCTTTATTCACCAGGAGGAGTTACAGAGCACTGATCACAGACCATGTTAACAACATTTCTAGAGTGCTAAGCAAGATTGATCAGTTAAAAGGAAGCAAACTCAGTTACGCAAAAGAGGTCGTTTTGAATACTGAACTCATATTTGGAGCTACATGTGAACAACAGGCTCTACCTGTAGACGATGGGTTCTCTCTGAACCAGTTTTTCCTGAATGAACTTGAAATGCTATCAAGTCTTCTATGGATGACGTTTGGTCAGCTGCTTGGCTGTAATGACCCAAAACAGATGAGTCAGCTTAAAGGATTTGCCTTTGATTGTCTATTAGAGTACCTAGACTCAAAATTTGGTCGATACTCTGATTCTGGTTTCAGAACCTGGACTAGACTGCCATCAAGTATGACTAAAGAGATTCTAATTGCTGATATTATTGAAGAGGTCAAAGAGTGGACAGAATTTGTTGGGTTGATCCCCGACGAGTTAATAGAATGGGATATGAGCCATTCTTTGGGTAAATGG
Above is a genomic segment from Lycium barbarum isolate Lr01 chromosome 12, ASM1917538v2, whole genome shotgun sequence containing:
- the LOC132625212 gene encoding uncharacterized protein LOC132625212 isoform X2 — translated: MSVSSVREMNDSLAITASSLAITEKKPQRPGGFAGIFFQLFDWNRRFAKKKLFPKKLLSSARFKEASKKFGGDEKQPKIRLIANENSGGFPNAKNNGMTNARCESKREMKAPNLVARLMGLESMPAGPGGKSKKASASGIGSNMAEKLGAQPGGSDNEDMNFEKAEIKRELRPQKLQKTGLSERRPVSRFSAEALQLKTVLSRPRKHQPKLVSPVKSPRNVSGRNASRLIGAATRILEPGLQKNRAKCALTYPRYFSPLEDKADFAPHHSECPNSYVDSKTLKGASVPSCKNCGYLLHSKNGTPNVDEHQHPSSVSSPVSSYSEPSCQGPGINMPRLPIFGSRNQQEIEIDDVSYCTELILGKRPISRSQIEMHGTRKGSNVKKDVSSVTHVHKQKQSQTSQYRERGLMKSKPSSLQSNKVLAATESTNNTKNFVAQNRRLGASSCKFETERKPYSRRSDCLSPVRKKRLMNVSRQGESSVGRESRPCSDKTSRKDVVFPISSVDKHSTKPKLPCLRESGTINDSSEGSNVVSFTFKSAMKQKAGIHGEVTKRKSQHSSSFDATTGRSFFKGNDETACLQKSFPLKGDILGALLEQKLKELTSEEEFAEGGAAPRKSTATILQELITALNAERQFHLDSLPLRPSRKEELCGDGDVSSRNTCMNFQSTPDSATVGNSLDIDHRSPGCVLEATFSNDSYLSSSPNSSSSMVHLSSSPNNSSKDKLLAESVDSISDEPLFPEPDRDLSDCATSLFTRRSYRALITDHVNNISRVLSKIDQLKGSKLSYAKEVVLNTELIFGATCEQQALPVDDGFSLNQFFLNELEMLSSLLWMTFGQLLGCNDPKQMSQLKGFAFDCLLEYLDSKFGRYSDSGFRTWTRLPSSMTKEILIADIIEEVKEWTEFVGLIPDELIEWDMSHSLGKWTDFEIEEFECGTEVDRHILQVLVDEVVLDLYGSS
- the LOC132625212 gene encoding uncharacterized protein LOC132625212 isoform X1, producing the protein MSVSSVREMNDSLAITASSLAITEKKPQRPGGFAGIFFQLFDWNRRFAKKKLFPKKLLSSARFKEASKKFGGDEKQPKIRLIANENSGGFPNAKNNGMTNARCESKREMKAPNLVARLMGLESMPAGPGGKSKKASASGIGSNMAEKLGAQPGGSDNEDMNFEKAEIKRELRPQKLQKTGLSERRPVSRFSAEALQLKTVLSRPRKHQPKLVSPVKSPRNVSGRNASRLIGAATRILEPGLQKNRAKCALTYPRYFSPLEDKADFAPHHSECPNSYVDSKTLKGASVPSCKNCGYLLHSKNGTPNVDEHQHPSSVSSPVSSYSEPSCQGPGINMPRLPIFGSRNQQEIEIDDVSYCTELILGKRPISRSQIEMHGTRKGSNVKKDVSSVTHVHKQKQSQTSQYRERGLMKSKPSSLQSNKVLAATESTNNTKNFVAQNRRLGASSCKFETERKPYSRRSDCLSPVRKKRLMNVSRQGESSVGRESRPCSDKTSRKDVVFPISSVDKHSTKPKLPCLRESGTINDSSEGSNVVSFTFKSAMKQKAGIHGEVTKRKSQHSSSFDATTGRSFFKGNDETACLQKSFPLKGDILGALLEQKLKELTSEEEFAEGGAAPRKSTATILQELITALNAERQFHLDSLPLRPSRKEELCGDGDVSSRNTCMNFQSTPDSATVGNSLDIDHRSPGCVLEATFSNDSYLSSSPNSSSSMVHLSSSPNNSSSMVHLSSSPNSSSKDKLLAESVDSISDEPLFPEPDRDLSDCATSLFTRRSYRALITDHVNNISRVLSKIDQLKGSKLSYAKEVVLNTELIFGATCEQQALPVDDGFSLNQFFLNELEMLSSLLWMTFGQLLGCNDPKQMSQLKGFAFDCLLEYLDSKFGRYSDSGFRTWTRLPSSMTKEILIADIIEEVKEWTEFVGLIPDELIEWDMSHSLGKWTDFEIEEFECGTEVDRHILQVLVDEVVLDLYGSS